In one window of Pseudomonas benzenivorans DNA:
- a CDS encoding deoxyguanosinetriphosphate triphosphohydrolase: MDWQTLLTRERLGKPAHSADELGRSPFHKDHDRIIFSGAFRRLGRKTQVHPVSSNDHIHTRLTHSLEVSCVGRSLGMRVGEMIRDALPDWCEPSDLGMVVQSACLAHDIGNPPFGHSGEDAIRHWFHQAAGRGWLDAMSEAERADFLNFEGNAQGFRVLTQLEYHQFDGGTRLTYATLGTYLKYPWTARHAEALGYKKHKFGCYQSELPLLEQIAHKLGLPQLEEQRWGRHPLVYLMEAADDICYGLIDLEDGLEMELLDYSEVEALLLDLVGDDLPQTYRQLGPQDSRRRKLAILRGKAIEHLTNAAAQAFVAQQPALLAGTLPGDLVEHMHGPAKRCVQSAKAMARQKIFQDKRKTLHEIGAYTTLEILLNAFCGAALEQQGGRSPSFKHRRILDLLGHNAPHPDWPLHKSFLRMIDFIAGMTDSYATEMAREMTGRSSPV; this comes from the coding sequence TTGGACTGGCAAACCCTGCTCACCCGCGAACGACTCGGCAAACCGGCGCACAGCGCCGACGAACTGGGCCGCAGCCCCTTTCACAAAGACCACGACCGCATCATCTTCTCCGGTGCCTTCCGCCGCCTGGGGCGCAAGACCCAGGTACACCCGGTCTCGAGCAACGACCATATCCACACGCGCCTGACCCACTCCCTGGAAGTCAGCTGCGTCGGCCGCTCCCTGGGCATGCGGGTCGGCGAGATGATCCGCGACGCCCTACCCGACTGGTGCGAGCCGAGCGATCTGGGCATGGTCGTGCAGTCAGCCTGCCTGGCCCACGACATCGGCAATCCGCCGTTCGGCCACTCGGGCGAGGACGCCATTCGCCACTGGTTCCACCAGGCCGCCGGGCGCGGCTGGCTGGACGCCATGAGCGAGGCCGAGCGCGCCGACTTCCTCAACTTCGAGGGCAATGCCCAGGGCTTTCGCGTACTCACCCAGCTGGAGTACCACCAGTTCGACGGTGGCACCCGCCTGACCTACGCCACCCTCGGCACCTACCTCAAGTACCCCTGGACGGCGCGTCACGCCGAGGCGCTGGGCTACAAGAAGCACAAGTTCGGCTGCTACCAGAGCGAGCTGCCGCTGCTCGAACAGATCGCCCACAAACTCGGCCTGCCGCAACTCGAGGAGCAGCGCTGGGGCCGCCATCCGCTGGTGTACCTGATGGAGGCGGCCGACGACATCTGCTATGGCCTGATCGACCTGGAGGACGGCCTGGAGATGGAGCTGCTCGACTACAGCGAGGTCGAGGCCCTGCTGCTCGACCTGGTCGGCGACGACCTGCCGCAGACCTATCGCCAGCTCGGCCCCCAGGATTCCCGCCGGCGCAAGCTGGCGATCCTGCGCGGCAAGGCCATCGAACACCTGACCAACGCCGCCGCCCAGGCCTTCGTCGCCCAGCAGCCGGCCCTGCTCGCCGGCACCCTGCCGGGCGATCTGGTCGAGCATATGCACGGCCCGGCCAAGCGCTGCGTGCAGAGCGCCAAGGCCATGGCACGACAGAAGATCTTTCAGGACAAGCGCAAGACCCTGCACGAGATCGGCGCCTACACCACCCTGGAGATCCTCCTCAATGCCTTCTGCGGCGCGGCGCTGGAGCAGCAGGGCGGTCGCTCACCGTCGTTCAAGCATCGGCGCATCCTCGACCTGCTCGGGCACAACGCCCCGCACCCGGACTGGCCGCTGCACAAGTCCTTCCTGCGCATGATCGACTTCATCGCCGGCATGACCGACAGCTACGCTACTGAAATGGCCCGCGAAATGACGGGACGCTCGAGCCCGGTGTAA
- a CDS encoding DoxX family protein — MNNAIVLLARLLLAHIFLLAGINKIGGYAGTQGYMESMGVPGALLPLVILLEVGGGLALILGFLTRWAALALAGFSVAAAVIFHTNFDEQMQMILFMKNFAMAGGLLMLYVHGAGAISIDAMRGR; from the coding sequence ATGAACAATGCAATCGTCTTGCTCGCTCGACTGCTGCTCGCACATATTTTCCTACTGGCTGGCATCAACAAGATCGGTGGCTACGCCGGCACTCAGGGTTACATGGAAAGCATGGGGGTGCCGGGGGCGTTGTTGCCGCTGGTGATACTGCTGGAGGTAGGCGGCGGCCTGGCCCTGATACTCGGTTTTCTCACCCGTTGGGCAGCCCTGGCGTTGGCCGGCTTCTCGGTGGCGGCCGCAGTGATTTTTCACACGAACTTCGACGAACAGATGCAGATGATCCTGTTCATGAAGAATTTCGCCATGGCCGGTGGCTTGCTCATGCTGTATGTGCATGGGGCGGGGGCCATCAGCATCGATGCCATGCGTGGTCGATAA